CCCGGTTCCCTATCCAAATCCAGATTCTTATGGTATTGGAACCAATTGGCAGGATGCCCTTTTTCGTAAAAATGCCCCGATATTCAATCATCAGGTCACCGCATCAGGCGGAGGTGATAAAGGGACTTATCTGGCCGAATTCTCCTATTTCAATCAACAAGGTGTCATCGGTGGTGATAATTCCGACTTCAAAAGATATACCTTTCGCTTAAATGTGGATCAGAAAATCACGGATTTCTTAAAAATCGGAACCAATATCAATTACATCCACAGCGAGCGCAGTGCAATCTTCGACAATGGAGATCAGGGTGGACAAGTATTAGGTAATGCCGTAAATATCGATCCGCTAACCCCGCTTTATGAAACAGATCCTGCTAAACTAGCTGCCTATAACGTTAATGCCGTAAAAAATGGCACACAGGTATATGGCATTTCACCACAAGCAACTTTTCCCAATCCACTGGCACAATTGGCCATTATCAATGGTAAAAACAAAATCGATAAACTGCTTGGCAATGCGTACGCAGAAATCAACCTATGGAAAGGACTTAAATTCCGCAGTACCTTTGGTATGGATCTCGGCAATTATAACAGTAATAGTTATACACCACCTTATTATTTATTGCCAACCTCAGGGCAAAACTATTCTAGTGTAAGTACAAATTTCTCCAGAGATTATACCTGGCAAACGGAAAATGTGTTGAGCTATGCACATGACTTCGGCAAGCACAATATTCAGGTTCTTGCAGGACAATCCGCCTATAAATATACTTACCAAAACCTGGGTGGATCAAGAAATGACCCATCACCTATCGATCCAAGTCTAGCCTATATTGATGTAGCCACGGATATCGCTTCCAGCAAAAACAATGGCGGTGCAGACACCAGAACCCTGGCTTCCTATTTTGGAAGGTTGGCTTACAACTATGATGACAAATACCTGGTTTCAGGAGTTATCCGCAGAGATGGCTCTTCACGCTTTGGCCGCAATCATCCATATGCTACCTTCCCATCCGTTTCAGGTGCCTGGATCATCTCCAAAGAAGATTTCTTTAAACCATCCGCAGTTTCCTTCCTGAAAATTCGCGCTTCATGGGGTCAAAATGGAAATGAAAACCTGGGCAGTTCTTTCCCATGGGCTTCTACTATCATTACAAATGACAATGGCTATACCTTCCTCAATAATGGTGTAGAATATCTGGCCAGCGGTGCTTCTTTAGGTGCCATAGCAAATCCGAATTTGAAATGGGAAACCAGTGAGCAGACAGACTTCGGACTAGACCTCAACTTATTCAAAAACAAACTGTCCCTAACCACTGATTATTATGTAAAAACAACCAAAGATCTGTTAATCCGACCAAACATTTTGGCTAGTGTAGGTTATTCTGCACCCTATATCAATGGGGGAAATGTTCAGAATAAAGGTATTGAGCTGGGCATTAACTACAGTGATAAAATCGGCAAAGATTTCGGCATTAACCTGTCTTTCAACGTCTCACATAACGTAAACAAAGTCACTAAAATCAACAATACGGCACAAGCGATCCCTGGTGCGGCCTATATCAGTTTAGGTAGCATTACCCGTATGGCCGTAGGAGAACCTATCGGTTATTTCTGGGGTGTAAAAACTGGTGGAATTTTCCAAAGCCAGGCTGAAGTAGATGCCTATACCTTTACCGATCCAAATACCGGTGTGGTGAAAAAGATCCAGCCCAATGCAAAACCGGGTGATTTGAAATTTATCGACATCAATAACGATGGCGTGATCAATGACTTAGACCGCACCAATATTGGCGATCCTAACCCGAAATACATTACGGGTTTCACGATCAATTTAGACTATAAAAACTTCGATTTTAGTGTATTTACAATTGGAATGTTTGGTCAAAAAGTTTTCAACGGGAATTACCGTTTTGATAAAACCGTTTCCAATCTTCCGGCAACTATGCTGGATTCCTGGACACCAGACAATCCTAATGCTAAATTCCCAAGATTCATCAGTACAGATCCAAACAAAAACTATGCAACCGTATCTGATCTTTTATTGGAAAATGGAAGTTTTGTACGTGTGAAAAACATACAGTTGGGCTACTCTTTACCTAAAAACCTAATCAGCAATATCAAACTGAGCAATGTTAGGGTATTTGCGGCAGTCGACAATGCCTTTACCATTACAAAATATACCGGATTTGATCCAGAACTCGGAGCCACCAGTCCACTGTCATTGGGTATTGATAGAGGAGTTTATCCACAATCCAGAACTTTCCGTTTCGGAATCATCGCCAAATTATAGATCGTTCATGTATAAGAATTTTTTTATGAAATCAATTGATAAAAACATAGCCGGTATTGCATTTTCAATACTACTCAGCCTAACCATAGGCTGTAAAAAGTCGTTTCTGGAGGTTTCTCCCCCTTCACAAATTGAGGAAAGCAATTTTTTCAAAACAGAATTACAAGCCAACCAGGCCCTGGCCGGTGTATACCATGTGTTGCAATGGGGCAATATCAATCAAGGGCATACCCCATTAATGGGTTGGGCCGAAGCTGCATCAGATGATGCCTATGCCGGAGGAGGAAGTTCATCAGATGCCGTTGGTGTAAAAGGCATCGACAGTTTTAGAGCTACAGCAGCGGCACCATTCAATGCCAATGATGGTACCTATGGTAGTGTATGGAGCATTTATTTCCAGGGAATCGCCAGAGCAAACACCTATTTAGCCAATGTAGACAGGGTACAGACCAGTGCAGATTTTAAAAATGTAAGTACTGCAGAAGCTAAATTTCTGAGGGCACATTTCTATTTTGACCTCTTCAAATGGTTTGAAAATGTGCCGCTAATTATTGAGCAGCAAACGCCAGATCAGTACAACCAGCCACAAGCAGCTCCACAAGCTGTACTCAACCAGATTGCGAAAGACCTAACTGAAGCCATGGTTTACCTTCCTAAAAAATCCATGAAAGCCAACAATGGACATGCCACATACTGGTCGGCATCGGCACTTTTGGCCCGTGTATACCTCTATGGAAAAGGTGTCTATGGAACAGAATTGAATGCTGCAGGCAACACAATTGATGCCGTAAAAATACGCAGTTATCTGGATGAGATCATCAGCATTGGTGGTTTTGACCTCATTCAATCCTATTCAGATGTTTGGAGAAAAAACAATGAAATGAGCATTGAGTCGGTTTGGGAAGTAGATTGTAGCAATTTAGCCTATATGTCTGGCAGTACCAGCGATCAGTACAGAGCACAGGGAAACTACAATGTCTTGTATTTTGGTCCGAGGGGCGTTAACGGCATCCCCTATACTGCAGGGTTTAGCAATGCCGTACCCACAGAATCTTTATATCAGGAATTCGAAACAGCACCAAATGTAGATCCAAGAAGAGACGCGACCATCTTAGTTTTAAAATCGGCTGCAGATGCACCAGGCTTAATCAAAGGCTGGCAGCATACAGGTTATTTTAACAACAAATACAATACGACTACCGAGTACCTTAGCCCTTCAGGTTTAAATTCCATTAACTGGGGACAAAACATCCATGTGATCCGTTTTTCAGATGTTTTATTAATGGCAGCCGAGCTTTATATAGGTGTTGATCAAACCAAAGCTGATGCCTATTTGAAGCGAGTAAGAAAACGTGCTGGTATGCCAGACAGAACCGCAACAATAGACAATATCCGTCATGAGCGCAGAGTGGAACTCGCAGGAGAAGGTATCCGTTATTGGGATCTGTTGAGATATGGCTTACCCTATGCGAAGCAGAAAATCAATGAGTCCAGTTTAATCGGCCCATATTACAACGGCACCCTGACCACTAATGGACCTGTCGTATTTACTGCCGGCGCCAATACCCCTGCAAATGGTTATGCCATGGATTGGGATGATTCGAAACGTGGTCATTTACCCATTCCACCAACTCAGGTGATTCTTTCAAATGGTGTTTTAAAACAAAATCCAGGTTATTAATTCTATATTAGATCTCTTTAGAGGGCAACAAAAGCTTGTCTTCTAAAGAGTATTTTAACTGAATCCCATTATTTATATAATAGAGTGTACATCATATTAATTTATCTCTTATGCGCTTAGTTGGTAGTTTCTTAGTCATAATGGGTTTAGGTCTTGGCAGTGTCGTTAATAAAGGTGCTGTTCATACCAATAAACCTGGAATAATACTGGATAGTCTTAAAAGAAAATCAGGTGCAAAGCGTTACAAGTTAGTGTGGAGCGACGAATTCAATTACAAAGGGTTACCCGATAGCAGCAAATGGAATTTTGATATCGGTGGCGGTGGCTGGGGTAATAATGAACTACAGTTTTATACGGAAAAAGACACCTCAAATGCTAAAGTAGAAAACGGTATTTTAAAAATTACAGCCCGAAAACAGGCCAAAGGAAATAGGCAATACACCTCTGCAAGGCTGACCACAAAAAATAAAGCCGAATTTACGTATGGAAAAATTGAAATCAGGGCAAAACTTCCTGCGGGGCGTGGTACCTGGCCCGCCATCTGGATGCTGGGGAAAAATATAAGTACAGCTGGCTGGCCTGCCTGTGGCGAAATTGATATCATGGAGCATGTAGGTTTTAACAAAGACAGCCTTTTTAGCAGCATCCATACCGCTTCGTATAATCATATCAAGGGGACCCAAAAAACCAAGGGCATCTATATCGCCAGTCCATACACCCAATTTCATACTTATGCCATTGAATGGACGCCTGAGAAAATAGATTTTATGTTAGACGGAGTCAGTTACTTCATTACCCGGAACGAACATTTAACAACCAAAGAATGGCCATTTAATGCCCCTCAATTTTTACTCTTGAATGTGGCTGTAGGTGGCTTTTGGGGTGGGCAAAAGGGAATCGATGACCTTGTCTTTCCTGCAACAATGGAAATTGATTATGTAAGAGTCTATCAGAAAACAGATAGCTAATACCATTCTGTTGTTTTCTTCTACGATCCCGTTTATTTTTCTCTACTTTTATATAGCTAGAATTAGGGTTAATCATGAAAAATCAAATGATTTCTAAAACAACATTGCAGGCATTTAGGGAAGGATTTGCAAAATTCGTTACGCTTTCTGATGCAGAGTGGATCGAACTAATTCCTTATTTAACAGTTTCAAGTGTTAAAAAGAAAGATCACTTTGTAGTTCATGGTAAAGTTTGCAAGCATGTAGGTTTCGTGATTAAGGGTTCTTTAAGATTTTACCATGTAAAGAATGGAGTAGAGATTACAGGATATTTTTGCTTTGAGAATGAATTTGTAAGTTCTTATAAAAGTTACCTCAAACAAGAGCCAAGCCTCACCTGTATCCAGGCCATGGAGGATACGGAATTGATTTTGATTGCTTACGAAGATATGCAGCGGCTATTCGTTCATCCTAAGCTTGCCTTTAAGATGGAACAGTTCGGCAGGTTAGTAGCCGAATACTATATCTGCTGTTATGAAGATCGGATTGCAGCTTTCATTGTGCAAAGCCCTGAAGAACGTTACTTAACTATGCTTGAAAATCAGGCCGACTTATTATTGCGTATTCCTCAACATTACATAGCCAATTTTCTTGGCATTACCCCGGTTTCCCTTTCAAGAATCCGTAAAAGAACTTTAGGAAGAGCTGTTGCCAGCTGAAATGCTTATCTTTTGTTAACGTTTTGAACAGTTACAGTCACTTACCTTTGACGTAAATCATAATCAAAAACTATGCATACCATATTAGGAGCCGGCGGGCCATCAGCAAATGCGCTAACACGTGAATTGTTAAACCATAATCAAGAAGTACGATTGGTTAGCAGAAGACCAGTAAAGACTACCGATACCCGGATGACCTGGAGAAAGGCAGATTTGTTGAACTATTCGGAAGTATTGGATGCTGTGAAAGGATCAACAGTTATCTATATGTGTGCAGGACTAGTCTATGATAAAGAGATCTGGAAGCAACAATGGCCAGTCATCATGCAGAACTTAATAAATGTGGCAAAGGAAACACAGGCCAGACTGCTATTTTTTGATAACGTATATATGTATGGATTGGTCAATGGTCCTATGTTGGAGAGTACCCCTTACCATCCAGTGAGTGTAAAGGGTGAGGTCAGGGCGAAAATTGCTACCCAGCTGATGGAAGAAGTGAAATCGGGTAATATCCAGGCTACTATTGCCAGGGCTGCTGATTTTTATGGTACCGATTCTATGAATAGTTTCCTGGACAGCATGGTGCTGGATAAATTTGCCAAACATCAAACTGCGCAATGGATTGGTAACCCTAAGAAACTCCACAATTTCACTTATATCCCTGACACCGGAAAAGCAATGTATTTGTTGGGTCAGCATGAAGAGTCAGGGAATCAGATCTGGCACCTGCCAACGGCCTCACCAATAAGCGGTCAGGAGATGATCGCACTGGCAGCGGATATTTTTGGTGCTAAGGGCAATTTCATTACAGTGAATAAATTGATGCTGCAAATGGTTGGCTTATTTAAAAAAGTCGTTGCAGGAACAGTGGAGATGTATTATCAATATGACCACGACTATAATTTAGACTCCTCAAAATTTGAAAAAGCATTTAATTTTAAACCTAGTAGTTATGAAGAAGGTATAAGGCAATGGTCCAAAACACAGCTTTCCAAGCTAAAATGACACAAAAAATGTTTCATAAAGCAAGTTATTTAGTTCTATAAGTTTCAGCCAATTTTAATGCCTGGTACGCATTTACAATCCCACCACTAACGCATAGCTCCTTAAAACTAACACGTTCAGTTTCCCCTTTCTCATTCTCACGTTTTACCTTCTGTTCCACCTTGACTACTGATTTCATAATGATGTCTCTTACCTCATAAGGCTTAAGCTCTGGATAATAACTTAAGATCAAAGCTGCCAAACCAGAAACAACAGGAGCAGCCATACTTGTTCCATCAAATTCTTCATATTTAGATCCAGGAACAGTCGACCTTATCATAAATCCCGGGGCGAATACGTCCACGGTATATTTACCATAATTAGAAAAAGAAGCCTTCAGAGTTGCGTCATTCTTATAAGCACTGGCACCTACTTCGATCCAGTTGCTGGCATGTGGCAAATTAAACTTGACTGTATCCAAAACGGGTTTTAAAGGTGTAACCGGATAATTTCTCCCCAAATTGTTCCCTTGCATTTGATTTTGACCAGGCCTAAATGCCATGGGCTTAATTTCAGCCTTCTTATGTGCTTTTTTATATGCAGCAGCCTCTGGACTATCATAATACTTAGTTGGATAATTATCTACAATATCATTATTCTGATTATCATTACCTGCCGCATGTACCAATAAAACCCCCTTTTCTTCAGCATACTTTACCGCTTCGTCCACTACATCCTTAGCCCACTTAAAGCCCTTACCAAAACTCATGTTAATCACGCGCGCACCATTATCCACTGCATACCTAATACCATTTGCTACATCCTTATCCCGCTCATCGCCATCTGGTACCACCCTAATACACATGATACGAACATGATCTGCAACACCGTTTATACCTATCCCATTATTTCGCTCTGCACCGATTATACCAGACACGTGCGTTCCATGCTCCGCATTTGGCCCCTTAACATCATTATTACCATAAAAGCGCTCACTCGCATTAGAATAATCATCTCCAACCAACTCAGCACGCTGATCATATTTAGGATTTAGATTATACCTCAACATGACATCATATTGCTTATAAGCATCTTTCATTTCCTTATGAAACTTCTCCATTGACCCACTCTCTTTTGCTCCCCTGCGAATGATCTTTTTACACTGCTCCTCTTCTTCACTATCAGCTTTGTAACGTTCCATATCTTCTAATGAAGGAATAGTTTTATGATTAATTTGTCCAACAGAGTCAAGCATTTTGTTTATAATAGAAATAACAGCAAAAGCCTGATGAGCATCGTCATATTTTTTTCCAAACTCAGCAGTAACCTTTGTATAAAGTGCGAATTCTTCCTTTTCCGTACTATCCAGCACAGTAGATTTAATCGTCGACTTGTACTTAGGCTGTAACGCCCGATAAATTCTAACCAATTCTAAATTATCATAGGCAAGGTTTCCCTTTTTCGACCCTATAAAATTCCAGCCATGTATATCATCAACATATCCGTTCCGATCATCATCAATCCCATTTCCCGATTTTTTTTTCTTATTTGTCCATATGACATTCTTTAAATCTTCATGATCTGTTTCAACACCACCATCTATAACAGCTACAATTATATTCTCTTTAGGCTTTTTATGCTGCAACAGCTCATTGTAAGCCTTTTCAGTACTTATACCGAAATAACCATCTTGCACTAAATCTAAATTCTGCCAATTTGGAGGGAGCTTAACATCTTTACTTTGTGCAAAAGCAGCTGTACTAACGAAAAAGCAAATTGCGAAATATAATGAATGTTTTAGTTTCATTGCTGGATATGTATGAATTAAGGTAAAATACAATAATACGGTTTTATTACTTTTAGGGCATATATTTAGCATTTTTTAACACTAAATAACTTCCCAAAAAAGTAAAAGAGACACAAGGCCCAAAGAGAAGAAAACTCTATAATCTATGAAGGTTAGAATGGGTTATAAACAAGAAAAGCCTTTCAGTTTCCTGAAGGCTTTCTTTTAAGATTTGGCACCGACCTACTCTCCCACGTGTTACCGCAGTACCATCGGCTCTGGTGGGCTTAACTTCTCTGTTCGGAATGGGAAGAGGTGGACACCACCGATATAGGCA
This is a stretch of genomic DNA from Candidatus Pedobacter colombiensis. It encodes these proteins:
- a CDS encoding NAD-dependent epimerase/dehydratase family protein, which codes for MHTILGAGGPSANALTRELLNHNQEVRLVSRRPVKTTDTRMTWRKADLLNYSEVLDAVKGSTVIYMCAGLVYDKEIWKQQWPVIMQNLINVAKETQARLLFFDNVYMYGLVNGPMLESTPYHPVSVKGEVRAKIATQLMEEVKSGNIQATIARAADFYGTDSMNSFLDSMVLDKFAKHQTAQWIGNPKKLHNFTYIPDTGKAMYLLGQHEESGNQIWHLPTASPISGQEMIALAADIFGAKGNFITVNKLMLQMVGLFKKVVAGTVEMYYQYDHDYNLDSSKFEKAFNFKPSSYEEGIRQWSKTQLSKLK
- a CDS encoding TonB-dependent receptor, with product MRLTMIILTTCLLQVSAAGFGQKITLHEKNASLSSILNKIRAQSGYDFLGDTQLIRRAAPITVSVSNVSIEDALKACFDSHFITFFITDKIVVFKLKEEQVSPTPVSNIKTMNISGNVVDDRGESLPGATVRVKGTNTIVITDSNGAFTLKNIEENAVLIISYIGYTSQELKAAPNLTIKLYVLASNLNDVVVVGYGTQKKQNLSTAVSSVTSKTIEKLSITRVEQALQGNAPGVLVLNQNGQPGDKPMIRIRGTGTNNNPDPLFIVDGFPVSNIEYLNPGDIERMDVLKDAASAAIYGARGANGVILITTKTGKAGQPTLSYDGYYGVQNTWRKLPVLNATQYATMMNVGAQNANPTNPVPYPNPDSYGIGTNWQDALFRKNAPIFNHQVTASGGGDKGTYLAEFSYFNQQGVIGGDNSDFKRYTFRLNVDQKITDFLKIGTNINYIHSERSAIFDNGDQGGQVLGNAVNIDPLTPLYETDPAKLAAYNVNAVKNGTQVYGISPQATFPNPLAQLAIINGKNKIDKLLGNAYAEINLWKGLKFRSTFGMDLGNYNSNSYTPPYYLLPTSGQNYSSVSTNFSRDYTWQTENVLSYAHDFGKHNIQVLAGQSAYKYTYQNLGGSRNDPSPIDPSLAYIDVATDIASSKNNGGADTRTLASYFGRLAYNYDDKYLVSGVIRRDGSSRFGRNHPYATFPSVSGAWIISKEDFFKPSAVSFLKIRASWGQNGNENLGSSFPWASTIITNDNGYTFLNNGVEYLASGASLGAIANPNLKWETSEQTDFGLDLNLFKNKLSLTTDYYVKTTKDLLIRPNILASVGYSAPYINGGNVQNKGIELGINYSDKIGKDFGINLSFNVSHNVNKVTKINNTAQAIPGAAYISLGSITRMAVGEPIGYFWGVKTGGIFQSQAEVDAYTFTDPNTGVVKKIQPNAKPGDLKFIDINNDGVINDLDRTNIGDPNPKYITGFTINLDYKNFDFSVFTIGMFGQKVFNGNYRFDKTVSNLPATMLDSWTPDNPNAKFPRFISTDPNKNYATVSDLLLENGSFVRVKNIQLGYSLPKNLISNIKLSNVRVFAAVDNAFTITKYTGFDPELGATSPLSLGIDRGVYPQSRTFRFGIIAKL
- a CDS encoding Crp/Fnr family transcriptional regulator; this translates as MKNQMISKTTLQAFREGFAKFVTLSDAEWIELIPYLTVSSVKKKDHFVVHGKVCKHVGFVIKGSLRFYHVKNGVEITGYFCFENEFVSSYKSYLKQEPSLTCIQAMEDTELILIAYEDMQRLFVHPKLAFKMEQFGRLVAEYYICCYEDRIAAFIVQSPEERYLTMLENQADLLLRIPQHYIANFLGITPVSLSRIRKRTLGRAVAS
- a CDS encoding RagB/SusD family nutrient uptake outer membrane protein; its protein translation is MKSIDKNIAGIAFSILLSLTIGCKKSFLEVSPPSQIEESNFFKTELQANQALAGVYHVLQWGNINQGHTPLMGWAEAASDDAYAGGGSSSDAVGVKGIDSFRATAAAPFNANDGTYGSVWSIYFQGIARANTYLANVDRVQTSADFKNVSTAEAKFLRAHFYFDLFKWFENVPLIIEQQTPDQYNQPQAAPQAVLNQIAKDLTEAMVYLPKKSMKANNGHATYWSASALLARVYLYGKGVYGTELNAAGNTIDAVKIRSYLDEIISIGGFDLIQSYSDVWRKNNEMSIESVWEVDCSNLAYMSGSTSDQYRAQGNYNVLYFGPRGVNGIPYTAGFSNAVPTESLYQEFETAPNVDPRRDATILVLKSAADAPGLIKGWQHTGYFNNKYNTTTEYLSPSGLNSINWGQNIHVIRFSDVLLMAAELYIGVDQTKADAYLKRVRKRAGMPDRTATIDNIRHERRVELAGEGIRYWDLLRYGLPYAKQKINESSLIGPYYNGTLTTNGPVVFTAGANTPANGYAMDWDDSKRGHLPIPPTQVILSNGVLKQNPGY
- a CDS encoding S8 family peptidase gives rise to the protein MKLKHSLYFAICFFVSTAAFAQSKDVKLPPNWQNLDLVQDGYFGISTEKAYNELLQHKKPKENIIVAVIDGGVETDHEDLKNVIWTNKKKKSGNGIDDDRNGYVDDIHGWNFIGSKKGNLAYDNLELVRIYRALQPKYKSTIKSTVLDSTEKEEFALYTKVTAEFGKKYDDAHQAFAVISIINKMLDSVGQINHKTIPSLEDMERYKADSEEEEQCKKIIRRGAKESGSMEKFHKEMKDAYKQYDVMLRYNLNPKYDQRAELVGDDYSNASERFYGNNDVKGPNAEHGTHVSGIIGAERNNGIGINGVADHVRIMCIRVVPDGDERDKDVANGIRYAVDNGARVINMSFGKGFKWAKDVVDEAVKYAEEKGVLLVHAAGNDNQNNDIVDNYPTKYYDSPEAAAYKKAHKKAEIKPMAFRPGQNQMQGNNLGRNYPVTPLKPVLDTVKFNLPHASNWIEVGASAYKNDATLKASFSNYGKYTVDVFAPGFMIRSTVPGSKYEEFDGTSMAAPVVSGLAALILSYYPELKPYEVRDIIMKSVVKVEQKVKRENEKGETERVSFKELCVSGGIVNAYQALKLAETYRTK
- a CDS encoding glycoside hydrolase family 16 protein — protein: MRLVGSFLVIMGLGLGSVVNKGAVHTNKPGIILDSLKRKSGAKRYKLVWSDEFNYKGLPDSSKWNFDIGGGGWGNNELQFYTEKDTSNAKVENGILKITARKQAKGNRQYTSARLTTKNKAEFTYGKIEIRAKLPAGRGTWPAIWMLGKNISTAGWPACGEIDIMEHVGFNKDSLFSSIHTASYNHIKGTQKTKGIYIASPYTQFHTYAIEWTPEKIDFMLDGVSYFITRNEHLTTKEWPFNAPQFLLLNVAVGGFWGGQKGIDDLVFPATMEIDYVRVYQKTDS